Proteins co-encoded in one Fusarium fujikuroi IMI 58289 draft genome, chromosome FFUJ_chr06 genomic window:
- a CDS encoding related to aldehyde reductase II — MIKVLLTGGSGFIASHVLRILLDRGHSVVTTVRSQAKADHIKSTYFDVPSSRLDFAIVEDISAENAYDEVMKSAPFEAVIHTASPFQLWGDDIKKTFMDPAILGTTGLLEAVKAYAPTVNRVVITSSLATAAVVPVNSSYVHSAKDWVEVSEEKAYSNPWDGYVASKVYAEKAAWDFVKRENPQFTITTILPAFVLGPIIHDVGSLDTIMTSGLLIRDFLSGNYKDEIAPSPIGRFTDVRDAAMAHVRAIEVREAGGQRFLVGSGTYSNRQVATILWKNFPALRSKLPGPEVKSGDFPVGGVPDFDVEPSKKILGMVYATLEDTIVSMTGSMVGLYKE; from the exons ATGATCAAAGTTCTTTTAACAG GAGGGAGCGGTTTCATCGCGTCACATGTCCTCAGAATTCTCTTGGATCGCGGTCACTCTGTCGTAACCACTGTTCGATCCCAGGCCAAGGCAGACCATATCAAGAGTACTTATTTTGATGTTCCTTCATCCCGACTCGACTTTGCCATCGTTGAGGATATTTCTGCTGAGAATGCATACGATGAAGTGATGAAGTCAGCTCCTTTTGAGGCTGTCATTCATACAGCGTCACCTTTCCAGCTCTGGGGcgacgacatcaagaagaCTTTTATGGATCCGGCCATACTGGGTACCACTGGGCTGCTtgaagctgtcaaggcttATGCGCCAACGGTCAACCGTGTT GTCATCACTTCGTCTCTCGCGACAGCTGCTGTGGTGCCTGTTAACTCAAGCTATGTTCATTCTGCGAAAGACTGGGTCGAAGTGTCGGAAGAGAAAGCCTACTCAAATCCATGGGACGGCTATGTTG CAAGCAAGGTATATGCCGAGAAGGCGGCGTGGGATTTTGTAAAGAGGGAAAATCCACAATTTACCATCACAACAATTCTCCCTGCTTTCGTCCTCGGTCCAATCATCCATGACGTTGGCTCACTCGATACCATCATGACTTCGGGGCTACTGATCCGCGATTTCTTATCTGGTAACTACAAAGATGAGATTGCACCAAGTCCGATTGGCCGGTTCACTGATGTCAGAGATGCGGCCATGGCGCACGTCAGAGCCATTGAAGTCAGGGAAGCCGGTGGACAACGGTTCTTGGTCGGCAGTGGCACATACTCCAACAGACAAGTGGCTACTATCTTATGGAAGAACTTTCCAGCTCTTCGATCCAAGCTCCCGGGGCCAGAGGTCAAGTCTGGTGATTTCCCAGTTGGAGGAGTGCCCGATTTCGATGTTGAGCCGTCCAAGAAGATATTGGGTATGGTGTATGCAACTCTCGAGGACACTATCGTTAGCATGACTGGTTCTATGGTTGGGCTTTACAAAGAGTGa
- a CDS encoding probable L-amino-acid oxidase, which translates to MNAENGIDTLGPWFDGVEHLSKTGLSALDADAAKEKHVAIVGAGMSGLMTYLVLSQAGMTNISIIEAGNRLGGRVHTEYLTGGPFNYSYQEMGPMRFPSTYKSPETNETMNITDHQMVFQLAEEMNKLNNHDKNLSVDFIPWIQSSPNGLSYKNEFKLPSGLPPTLKEIAANASLSPASVNDPMTQDLQTKVDTFMPGSEFSTLMAKNMFKAHKQWLETGLNGLGGDQWSEYAFMVNYLKGSLNSTDMNGGWSASSFWDSLYEGMYFSAASYKTIDGGLNRLPLSFHPLVDNITTMERKIERVRYSETEEKVTLQWRKEYNDTTFQNSTFDYAVIAVPFSVVRRWRLPKLPATISNAIKELNYGSACKVALEFSERFWEHYENPIYGGCSTTTDIPGIGSICYPSYNLNGTGPATILASYISGDMGVRLASMSEEDHVQMVLEAMIEIHGEFTRDLYTGKYNRRCWALDPLESGSWASPTAGQHSLYIPEYFKTYNKVGSASIFTSQLLTT; encoded by the coding sequence ATGAATGCCGAGAATGGTATTGATACACTGGGACCATGGTTCGACGGCGTTGAGCACCTCTCCAAGACCGGCCTCTCTGCACTGGATGCCGACGCTGCCAAAGAGAAGCACGTTGCGATCGTTGGTGCGGGTATGTCGGGCTTGATGACATACCTGGTTCTCTCACAAGCAGGCATGACCAATATCAGCATCATTGAAGCCGGCAATCGACTTGGCGGCCGTGTTCATACCGAGTATCTTACTGGCGGACCTTTTAACTATTCTTATCAAGAGATGGGACCCATGCGATTCCCTTCAACTTACAAGAGTCCTGAGACCAACGAGACAATGAACATCACGGACCATCAGATGGTGTTTCAGCTCGCAGAGGAGatgaacaagctcaacaaccaCGACAAGAACCTCAGTGTTGACTTCATTCCGTGGATCCAGAGTAGTCCAAATGGCCTTTCGTACAAGAACGAGTTCAAGCTACCAAGTGGACTGCCCCCTACGCTAAAAGAGATTGCAGCCAATGCATCACTCAGCCCTGCAAGCGTCAATGACCCTATGACCCAAGACCTTCAGACCAAGGTTGATACATTCATGCCTGGCTCAGAGTTCAGCACTCTTATGGCAAAGAATATGTTCAAAGCTCATAAGCAATGGCTCGAAACTGGTCTCAATGGCCTGGGCGGTGATCAGTGGTCCGAGTATGCATTCATGGTCAACTACTTGAAGGGTAGCCTGAACAGCACTGACATGAATGGCGGCTGGTCTGCTTCGAGTTTCTGGGACTCGTTGTACGAGGGCATGTATTTCTCAGCCGCCAGCTACAAGACCATTGATGGAGGTCTTAATAGGCTTCCTTTGTCTTTCCATCCTCTTGTCGACAACATTACAACCATGGAACGCAAAATTGAACGTGTCAGGTACAGCGAGACCGAAGAGAAGGTTACATTGCAATGGCGCAAGGAGTACAACGACACAACATTCCAGAACTCAACTTTTGACTATGCTGTTATCGCAGTACCCTTCTCTGTTGTCCGAAGATGGCGTCTTCCTAAGCTCCCCGCAACCATCTCCAACGCCATCAAGGAGCTGAACTATGGGTCTGCCTGCAAGGTTGCGCTCGAGTTCTCTGAGCGCTTCTGGGAACACTACGAGAACCCGATCTATGGCGGGTGCAGCACAACTACGGATATTCCGGGCATTGGAAGTATCTGCTATCCATCCTATAACTTGAATGGCACGGGCCCTGCTACCATTCTGGCAAGCTACATCAGCGGTGACATGGGAGTTCGGCTGGCAAGCATGTCTGAGGAAGATCACGTCCAGATGGTCCTTGAGGCCATGATTGAGATTCACGGAGAGTTTACTCGTGATCTATATACCGGAAAGTATAACAGAAGATGTTGGGCGCTTGACCCTCTTGAGTCTGGAAGTTGGGCTAGCCCGACTGCAGGACAGCATTCACTCTACATACCCGAGTACTTCAAGACTTATAACAAGGTAGGCAGCGCATCAATATTTACGAGTCAACTTCTGACGACGTGA
- a CDS encoding related to transporter protein HOL1, whose product MGLGVLPDRHLSDVPGTSFLNEKGISSSLETAPEKDHSNLKHDSTGKIVLVPQPSDDPNDPLNWPRWKKEMFTVSIIVGCGCVGAIGPLLGPALVPIAEEFDVPLQRFSLGFTGSLLIALAFGNLFCNSLAMMIGKRPVYLITTLGLLCSTIWTAVAKDFISLALSRAIQGFCMSPMEALVPASISDIWFVHQRGFRNAVFNLGVLGGINLASPIAGAIIDRYGYKTCLWAMAGAFGLQLILTFFFMPETAYKRSTNPDTLVSSHVEGHSAVDDKKECVSEVENKASVCDNAPIPEPRSFICNLRPWSGYYDASGFWYSMFAPFKMLGSPVVIWGCFQLTICMSWLVLLASTASQIFTQPPYNFTVAQVGLTNLSSFVGTFIATALAGIMVDGLATFMARRNEGIYEPEFRLPILVLLTTLGGSGFFGYGQSLSNGEPWPIPVIVCLGMINLGVQFGIVGLVSYVVDSHRREAVEAYAMMSFTKNVFAFGMSFYMNDWIEYQGVRDAFFVIGGITMALSMATIPMYIYGKRARSFAFRHGFLL is encoded by the exons ATGGGTCTGGGTGTTCTTCCTGATCGTCACCTCTCCGATGTCCCCGGAACATCATTCCTCAATGAGAAGGGTATTTCTTCCAGCCTCGAAACCGCTCCCGAAAAGGATCATTCCAACCTCAAGCATGATTCGACTGGCAAGATCGTCCTTGTTCCTCAGCCTTCTGATGACCCGAACGATCCTTTGAACTGGCCGCgatggaagaaggagatgttCACTGTCTCTATCATCGTGGGCTGCGGGTGCGTCGGTGCTATAGGACCCCTTCTCGGTCCAGCATTGGTGCCTATCGCTGAGGAATTCGACGTACCTCTCCAGAGGTTCAGTCTAGGCTTCACTGGATCCCTGCTCATTGCTTTGGCGTTCGGCAACCTTTTCTGCAActcgttggcgatgatgattggCAAGCGGCCGGTGTACCTCATCACCACATTGGGCCTCCTCTGCTCAACTATATGGACTGCCGTAGCCAAGGACTTTATCTCGCTCGCCCTCTCTCGTGCCATCCAGGGATTTTGCATGTCTCCGATGGAAGCCCTGGTTCCTGCATCAATCTCGGACATTTGGTTTGTTCACCAAAGGGGCTTTCGGAATGCGGTTTTCAATCTGGGTGTCCTTGGTGGCATCAACCTTGCTTCACCTATCG CTGGCGCTATCATCGACCGATATGGCTATAAGACCTGCCTCTGGGCTATGGCCGGTGCCTTTGGACTTCAGCTTATActcaccttcttcttcatgcccGAGACAGCTTACAAGCGCTCAACCAATCCAGACACCCTTGTGAGCTCTCACGTGGAGGGACATTCTGCTGTGGACGACAAGAAGGAGTGCGTATCAGAAGTTGAAAACAAAGCTTCAGTTTGTGACAATGCACCCATTCCAGAGCCTCGTTCATTCATCTGCAATCTTCGACCTTGGAGCGGCTACTACGACGCGTCTGGATTCTGGTATAGCATGTTTGCGCCTTTCAAGATGCTTGGTTCTCCCGTGGTCATTTGGGGATGCTTCCAGTTGACCATTTGCATGAGCTGGCTGGTGCTCCTTGCATCCACGGCTTCGCAAATCTTTACTCAGCCTCCATACAACTTCACCGTTGCCCAGGTGGGTTTGACAAACCTGTCATCCTTCGTCGGTACCTTTATCGCAACCGCGCTGGCCGGTATCATGGTGGACGGGTTGGCCACGTTTATGGCTAGGAGAAACGAGGGAATCTACG AGCCTGAATTCCGTCTTCCAATCCTCGTCCTTCTGACTACACTTGGCGGCAGTGGCTTTTTTGGCTACGGCCAGAGCCTTTCAAACGGCGAGCCTTGGCCAATCCCTGTCATCGTCTGCTTGGGCATGATCAACCTTGGAGTCCAATTCGGCATCGTTGGGCTTGTATCCTATGTCGTCGACTCGCATCGTCGCGAGGCTGTTGAAGCATACGCGATGATGAGTTTCACCAAGAATGTCTTTGCCTTTGGCATGAGCTTCTATATGAACGACTGGATTGAGTACCAGGGCGTGAGGGATGCCTTCTTCGTGATTGGAGGTATAACTATGGCACTAAGCATGGCTACCATCCCCATGTACATCTACGGAAAGAGAGCACGAAGCTTTGCATTTCGCCATGGTTTTCTTCTATAG
- a CDS encoding related to short chain dehydrogenase/reductase: MSPSADSIVDTSFQGQRLSIVVTGGASGIGLAITRHFAAQGHMVAVLDVNSKTGPDVVAEVSKQYPQATVSFRWCDVSSWEGQYAVFDQIYREHGDRIDIVIANAGISDPVVGALDCTPTEFPRKPNLKMQDINLNGVIYSVGLAVHYMLKNEVGSRLPNSRGSVVCTSSSAAIYPFPVSPLYSAAKSGIIGLVRSMAIRLEEPKIQINALAPGVLETNITPDKELFKAMIITPLSTLTKAVSQFVTDPSRTGQVAELNEETITLRPHAEYADAGAEHNNKMFYKLGHA, translated from the exons ATGTCGCCATCTGCTGATTCAATTGTTGATACGTCTTTTCAAGGCCAAAGATTATCTATCGTTGTCACTGGAGGCGCAAGTGGCATTGGTTTGGCTATCACCCGTCACTTCGCTGCACAGGGCCACATGGTTGCCGTTCTTGACGTCAACTCAAAGACTGGACCAGATGTTGTTGCGGAAGTGTCAAAGCAGTACCCTCAAGCCACCGTCAGTTTTCGATGGTGCGATGTTTCTTCCTGGGAAGGACAATACGCGGTCTTTGACCAGATCTATCGTGAGCACGGAGACCGAATCGATATTGTTATCGCCAATGCAGGAATCTCTGATCCTGTAGTCGGAGCCCTCGATTGCACTCCAACAGAGTTTCCCCGGAAACCGAACCTGAAAATGCAGGATATTAATCTCAATGGAGTAATTTACA GTGTTGGACTTGCTGTGCATTATATGCTCAAGAACGAAGTCGGAAGTCGTCTTCCAAATTCGAGAGGCTCTGTTGTTtgcacatcatcatcagctgccATCTATCCGTTCCCTGTTTCGCCGCTCTATTCTGCAGCAAAGTCCGGCATTATAGGACTGGTTCGTTCCATGGCTATCAGGCTTGAAGAACCCAAGATACAGATCAACGCTCTTGCACCCGGAGTCCTGG AAACAAACATCACTCCGGATAAGGAACTCTTCAAGGCGATGATAATCACGCCactctcaaccttgacaaAGGCTGTTTCGCAATTCGTGACAGACCCTTCGAGGACTGGTCAGGTGGCGGAACTGAATGAGGAGACTATTACACTGAGACCTCATGCGGAATATGCTGATGCTGGGGCGGAACATAACAACAAGATGTTTTATAAACTAGGTCATGCTTGA
- a CDS encoding related to NADPH-dependent beta-ketoacyl reductase (rhlG), with protein MAEIFFSSDIADNVKGKVVVMTGGAQGIGAATVSLLYERGAHVYFGDVDDVKGHQMVSHIQSSIPHSSGSVHFQKLDVRNYSEQLQLFKTPYEERGHVDIAISCAAIVEPNEWFGPDQLTLEAVMTEPQPLKNTIDINLTSVVLFCRLAIAFMKADKGQANLKGFSKSIVLLSSIAGITEAAGLFAYSASKHGIIGLMRSLRALASTKYSIRINAVCPWATDTQMIDNVRSIWDKHHLPLNAPNDVAQFITQLATDKSLSGKSVLVAGGRGFDTEEGIDRTMSEWFGPLTEEFWRGQKAFGTGDQWSDI; from the exons ATGGCCGAGatattcttctcctcagaCATCGCGGATAATGTGAAGGGGAAGGTGGTTGTCATGACAG GTGGTGCGCAAGGAATTGGCGCAGCAACGGTTTCCCTATTATACGAGAGAGGCGCTCATGTTTACTTCGGCGACGTGGACGATGTCAAGGGCCATCAGATGGTCAGTCATATCCAGTCAAGCATACCGCATAGCAGCGGATCGGTACATTTCCAGAAACTCGACGTCCGCAACTACAGCGAACAacttcagctcttcaagacACCTTATGAAGAACGAGGTCATGTCGATATCGCAATATCATGCGCTGCCATTGTAGAACCTAATGAATGGTTTGGGCCAGACCAACTTACCCTCGAGGCGGTCATGACGGAACCCCAGCCGCTCAAGAATACTATCGACATCAACCTCACAAGCGTTGTTCTCTTTTGTCGATTAGCAATTGCCTTTATGAAGGCAGACAAAGGACAGGCCAACTTGAAGGGCTTCTCCAAGTCCATTGTCTTACTCTCCTCTATCGCTGGAATAACTGAAGCCGCAGGTCTCTTCGCCTACAGCGCTTCAAAGCATGGCATTATAGGACTAATGAGATCCTTACGGGCGCTGGCTTCAACAAAGTACAGCATCCGCATCAACGCCGTGTGTCCCTGGGCAACAGACACGCAGATGATCGATAACGTCCGCTCGATCTGGGacaagcatcatcttccatTGAATGCACCTAATGATGTTGCGCAGTTTATCACTCAGCTGGCAACTGACAAGTCGTTGAGTGGGAAGTCTGTGCTGGTCGCTGGTGGCAGAGGATTTGATACAGAGGAAGGCATTGATAGGACAATGTCTGAGTGGTTTGGACCTCTTACGGAAGAGTTCTGGCGCGGACAAAAGGCCTTTGGGACg GGTGATCAATGGTCTGATATCTGA
- a CDS encoding probable NmrA-like family protein, with amino-acid sequence MSGTFLVAGATGNTGRGVVTTLSELLKENKTFSDYKILALTRSANGTAAQQLARLPNVEVIEQNWVEITADWLRERHVVRAFIASHNEPNQFAEESTFHIAALSAGIEYVVRISTTAANVRPDCPAYYPRTHWAIETLLSSPEFDALKWTSLQPNVFTQFWLGPAASLIKTFRETGKQEPLRLMASEDAAVGPIDSNEVGVFAAHLLASEDIDSHNKAKYVLNGAEDITGRQIVDLVEEYIGTKVEHVVSKDMSFIEHAAAQTQHSKNVILSIKHAPETAWEGKCGVDTTSKEVLQIAAPKKTPAEILKALIQGP; translated from the coding sequence ATGTCTGGTACATTTCTCGTCGCCGGCGCCACTGGCAACACGGGACGAGGGGTCGTCACAACGCTATCGGAACTTCTCAAAGAGAACAAGACCTTCTCAGACTACAAGATTCTTGCTCTGACACGATCAGCCAACGGAACTGCCGCTCAACAACTCGCTCGCCTGCCAAACGTCGAGGTCATTGAACAGAACTGGGTCGAGATCACCGCAGACTGGCTCCGAGAACGGCACGTCGTCAGAGCTTTCATCGCCTCGCATAACGAACCCAATCAATTTGCCGAAGAGTCGACATTCCATATCGCTGCTCTCAGCGCTGGCATTGAGTACGTCGTGCGTATCTCAACCACCGCTGCAAACGTCCGTCCTGATTGCCCCGCCTACTATCCCAGGACGCACTGGGCAATCGAGACCTTGCTGAGTTCGCCCGAGTTTGATGCACTTAAATGGACTTCATTGCAGCCTAACGTCTTTACCCAATTTTGGCTTGGTCCTGCTGCTAGCTTGATCAAGACATTCCGCGAGACCGGGAAGCAAGAGCCGCTGAGGCTCATGGCTTCAGAGGATGCAGCCGTCGGGCCCATCGATTCCAACGAAGTCGGAGTCTTTGCAGCTCACCTCTTGGCTTCGGAGGACATTGATTCCCACAACAAGGCGAAATATGTCTTGAACGGGGCCGAGGATATCACTGGACGTCAGATTGTAGATCTTGTCGAGGAGTACATCGGCACCAAGGTTGAGCATGTCGTCTCCAAGGACATGTCATTCATTGAACATGCCGCAGCCCAGACACAGCATTCAAAGAATGTCATCTTGTCGATCAAGCATGCTCCTGAAACTGCATGGGAAGGGAAATGCGGAGTTGACACCACAAGCAAGGAAGTCCTCCAGATTGCTGCGCCCAAGAAGACGCCTGCTGAGATTCTCAAGGCATTGATTCAAGGTCCCTAG
- a CDS encoding related to triacylglycerol lipase V precursor, which yields MAFTLNHTRLGDIQGLKLDDQGVVQFLGVQYATIAHRLAAPVLKSDYGGKIHATRRGPTVVRPPLACDIEFGLIQKALNKPDDRPMSDLDGLTLDITVPEATLNENDAKLPVLVFIHGGAYIIGDSGAPHYDMAAIVAYSKSIGKPIIGVSINYRLGVAGFLDSNEMKAAGILTNRGILDQKTAFQWVHQNIGGFSGDPTRITAIGQSAGGSSIMHLLDLDLQAESLFDRAICLSGNNLAVPSSTKEVAQNAYKAVLQFLGIDPALSSEDQVDALIAISPEDILSKIPMSVPLMPVVETDQLPSFNSVETHLSSSKDKPPLMIGSTDFDAVIFEVLGLFAGRDQGSLAQGFVRSLTKSIPEEHHDRLEKLFSLYGISEADEDAKTRIKILQFGTDLKYFATSKHYANCWPTNSWLYYFNESNPWDGPHKGRSAHCLDIAYLFLNFNHVMDDSQKKTATGFARDVISFANTEEPWGEFHASEDLRVYGAPEESQGSGGDLKTSPRPSEEIQRLWSDIGLDNLAPAWSGYSARS from the exons ATGGCGTTTACGCTTAACCATACCCGATTGGGTGATATCCAAGGCCTCAAGTTGGACGATCAAGGAGTAGTGCAATTTCTGGGTGTCCAGTATGCCACAATAGCTCATCGTCTTGCCGCTCCAGTGCTGAAAAGTGACTATGGAGGAAAGATTCATGCGACAAGGAGAGG CCCGACTGTCGTCAGACCACCTCTAGCATGCGACATTGAGTTTGGCCTCATTCAAAAGGCTCTCAACAAACCCGATGACCGTCCCATGTCGGACCTGGACGGCCTGACTCTCGATATCACCGTTCCAGAAGCGACCCTCAACGAGAATGATGCAAAACTACCCGTGCTTGTCTTTATTCATGGAGGCGCATATATCATAGGTGACAGCGGGGCTCCACATTATGATATGGCTGCCATCGTAGCATATTCCAAGTCTATCGGAAAGCCTATCATTGGTGTATCTATCAA CTACCGACTCGGAGTTGCAGGGTTTCTGGACAGCAATGAGATGAAGGCCGCAGGTATCCTTACAAACAGAGGCATCCTTGATCAAAAGACGGCATTTCAGTGGGTTCATCAGAACATCGGCGGGTTTTCGGGCGACCCAACTCGCATCACAGCCATTGGTCAGAGCGCAGGCGGTA GCTCCATCATGCATCTCCTTGACCTGGACTTACAAGCCGAATCTCTTTTCGACCGCGCCATTTGCTTGAGTGGAAACAACTTGGCCGTTCCGTCATCTACTAAGGAAGTCGCCCAAAATGCATATAAAGCTGTGCTACAGTTTCTAGGAATAGATCCTGCGTTATCGAGCGAGGATCAAGTGGATGCATTGATAGCAATCTCTCCGGAAGACATTCTATCCAAGATCCCAATGTCAGTCCCGCTAATGCCCGTCGTGGAGACAGACCAACTGCCCTCGTTCAATTCAGTCGAGACTCACTTGTCTTCATCGAAAGACAAGCCACCTCTAATGATTGGCTCGACCGACTTTGATGCAGTCATCTTCGAAGTTCTCGGTCTTTTCGCAGGCCGTGATCAAGGGTCTCTGGCCCAAGGCTTCGTCAGGTCTTTGACGAAGTCCATCCCCGAAGAGCACCATGACAGACTCGAGAAACTTTTCAGCCTGTATGGGATCTCAGAAGCAGATGAGGACGCCAAAACCCGCATCAAGATTCTCCAGTTCGGGACAGATCTAAAGTACTTTGCGACATCTAAACACTACGCCAACTGTTGGCCTACCAATTCATggctttattactttaatgAATCTAATCCATGGGATGGGCCACATAAGGGTCGGTCTGCTCACTGTCTTGACATAGCATATCTCTTCCTGAACTTCAATCACGTCATGGATGACTcccagaagaagacagcAACGGGCTTTGCTCGAGATGTGATTAGTTTCGCAAACACGGAGGAGCCCTGGGGCGAGTTCCATGCTTCTGAGGATCTGAGAGTGTATGGAGCACCGGAAGAGAGTCAGGGATCGGGAGGTGATCTCAAAACTTCGCCCAGGCCATCTGAGGAGATTCAACGTCTTTGGTCAGACATAGGTCTTGATAACCTTGCTCCGGCTTGGAGTGGCTACTCCGCAAGGTCGTAG